Proteins found in one Campylobacter concisus genomic segment:
- a CDS encoding tetratricopeptide repeat protein has product MSILSLLQDFRKFNYNCDMKKLLIILFFPLYLTAFNLSLNSGANGDKPYSVLQLSDEQEFECVEQILAYDTKRYVCMLDDEILPKIEDTTLPLMDIKYKKQDGKLFIVIMPKAPSKLLNIKTELYNSQNVQDSPKTTISKHFSIIIDTSLSENSKRKSGLNFKPDFKDMLNPSIGALDLNKAPIAGLDSNDIDIYISIKRAYEKGAYENVVKDTQTAIKRHPNSLFSSEFLLFRLRALDKIFETKNEFEEIEPKDIVSEGRAWIRKFPSDENYPEVLYLIARAYLKDSIASDAKYMLDILNEEHANSKFTKLAALDYADYLYKIGRQKEALKDYEKVLYSTNDIDLASRAALSLADANIDKEKFDEAKKFILKIANANEKFFMNNPTKSMNLATTFASKDMPDVAAKIYEILINNSDRTKDFYEVALKNLALNLAKTKDEKKAYEYLNRYETEFKYGDYIDEVTKAKDGLFFEEEDKNATALHARYKELIEKYAGTNISQKALISELELDIKERKFSDALSYKTMAKDGNLSKAMELINEAALELTKEYFIKDDCTAVINLLENYDINKISLPQFKLFNCYYRTARYNDALELAKAHAKDENLEDRVEWLVNLSKILYKNKDYEHAIIAANDALSLGSSVEYSDPTPSLFDRFYSLLALKRFTEAISTISAIEQLRGQDFKIIEAYTAISDYAMKSNDYAIATTYAKKALELQTKAKINTFSPKINFNYSEALLKTDNLDEALDEVKFILNMKLGPEDRLHALNLISEIYIRQKQFKLARTYLNECSDSNFVSPYKDACKAKLDMIGKN; this is encoded by the coding sequence TTGAGCATTTTGTCTTTGCTTCAGGATTTTAGAAAATTTAACTATAATTGCGACATGAAAAAGCTCTTAATTATTTTATTTTTTCCGCTTTATCTAACCGCTTTTAATCTTAGCCTAAATAGCGGCGCAAATGGTGATAAACCTTATAGCGTTCTTCAGCTAAGCGATGAGCAAGAATTTGAATGTGTGGAGCAAATTTTAGCTTACGACACCAAACGCTATGTCTGCATGCTTGATGATGAAATTTTGCCAAAAATTGAAGATACGACACTGCCATTAATGGATATAAAATATAAAAAGCAAGATGGTAAGCTTTTTATCGTCATAATGCCAAAAGCACCGTCAAAACTGCTAAATATAAAAACTGAGCTTTATAATAGCCAAAACGTACAAGATAGCCCAAAAACAACCATTTCAAAACACTTTAGCATAATTATAGATACTTCGCTCAGTGAAAATAGCAAGAGAAAGTCTGGGCTAAATTTTAAACCTGATTTTAAAGATATGCTAAATCCTAGTATCGGAGCGCTTGATCTTAACAAAGCTCCTATTGCTGGACTTGATAGTAATGACATTGATATCTACATAAGCATAAAAAGAGCTTATGAAAAGGGCGCTTATGAAAATGTAGTAAAAGATACTCAAACAGCGATAAAAAGGCATCCAAATAGCCTTTTTTCAAGTGAATTTTTACTATTTCGTCTAAGGGCTCTTGATAAAATTTTTGAGACAAAAAATGAGTTTGAAGAGATCGAGCCAAAAGATATCGTAAGCGAAGGTAGGGCTTGGATCAGAAAATTCCCATCTGATGAAAACTATCCGGAGGTGCTATATCTGATCGCCAGAGCCTACCTAAAAGATAGCATCGCAAGTGATGCAAAATATATGCTTGATATCTTAAACGAAGAGCACGCAAACTCAAAATTTACAAAACTTGCAGCGCTTGATTATGCTGATTATCTCTACAAGATAGGCAGACAAAAAGAGGCGCTAAAAGACTATGAAAAAGTGCTTTACTCCACAAATGACATCGACCTTGCAAGTAGAGCAGCACTAAGCCTAGCTGATGCAAATATCGATAAAGAAAAATTTGATGAAGCAAAGAAATTTATACTAAAAATCGCAAATGCGAATGAAAAATTTTTTATGAATAACCCAACAAAGTCGATGAATCTTGCAACCACATTTGCAAGTAAAGATATGCCTGATGTGGCTGCTAAAATTTATGAAATTTTGATAAATAATAGCGATAGGACGAAAGATTTTTATGAAGTTGCTTTAAAAAATTTAGCACTAAATCTAGCCAAAACAAAAGATGAGAAAAAAGCATACGAATACTTAAATAGATATGAGACAGAGTTTAAATATGGTGATTATATCGATGAAGTCACCAAGGCAAAAGATGGATTATTCTTTGAAGAAGAGGATAAAAATGCAACTGCACTTCATGCAAGATATAAAGAGCTAATTGAAAAATATGCTGGAACAAATATTAGCCAAAAGGCTCTAATAAGCGAGCTTGAGCTGGATATTAAAGAGCGCAAATTCTCCGATGCACTATCTTACAAAACCATGGCAAAAGATGGAAATTTAAGTAAGGCAATGGAGCTGATAAATGAGGCTGCGCTAGAGCTTACAAAAGAGTATTTTATAAAAGATGATTGTACGGCTGTTATAAATTTGCTTGAAAACTACGATATAAATAAAATCTCATTACCACAATTTAAGCTCTTTAATTGCTATTACAGAACGGCCCGCTACAACGATGCACTTGAGCTGGCAAAAGCTCATGCAAAGGATGAAAATTTAGAAGATAGAGTCGAATGGCTGGTAAATTTGAGCAAAATTTTATATAAAAACAAAGACTACGAGCATGCGATCATTGCCGCAAATGACGCACTTTCACTTGGCTCATCAGTCGAATACTCAGATCCAACACCATCTCTTTTTGACAGGTTTTACTCATTGCTTGCATTAAAACGCTTTACGGAGGCGATCTCAACCATAAGCGCTATCGAGCAGCTAAGAGGCCAAGACTTTAAGATTATCGAAGCATATACAGCCATAAGTGACTATGCGATGAAAAGTAATGACTACGCCATAGCTACAACGTATGCTAAAAAAGCTCTAGAGCTACAAACAAAAGCCAAGATAAATACATTTTCGCCAAAGATAAATTTTAACTACTCAGAAGCATTATTAAAGACAGATAACCTAGATGAGGCACTTGATGAGGTGAAATTTATACTAAATATGAAACTTGGACCAGAAGACCGCTTACACGCTTTAAATTTGATAAGTGAAATTTATATAAGACAAAAGCAGTTTAAGTTAGCTAGGACTTATTTAAATGAGTGCTCTGACTCAAATTTTGTAAGCCCGTATAAAGATGCTTGCAAAGCTAAGCTTGATATGATAGGCAAAAACTAA
- the nuoN gene encoding NADH-quinone oxidoreductase subunit NuoN — protein MNEIAFLDLKEISLSSVAPMLSMIIFALFILIVGTIKKDLSRNFYCVFCIIAIFVNLGLILDFNGLSLSFWDMLLVDGISVISQVIILIASALFIPLALSTKEYFEYKIYEYYALFLFMIAGFLFMVSSNNLLIIFLGLEISSLCLYTLIALHNKAKSVEAAIKYFAMGSLSAGFFAMAIAMFYLATNSIDIARIGVVIKDLSLNQNLIILLGCVFIASAIGFKLSLIPFHTWIPDVYEGSNAPLAGYMSIVPKVAAFIVALRIFSMLEGSQILWIKDMLYIIAVLTMSLANIMALVQKDVKRMLAFSSIAHAGVVLCALVVNSHEANVALFFYWIMFLFANLGAFSMLWVARCDDVVCWDKRFKHPFEKFSGLIKILPSYAVIMGIFMIALAGIPPFSVFWGKMVLISSLIKSDYVVLSVIIMINSAIAIYYYLKLIVFMFLKGPIVKDKNLYTANISMALKVIVGIAVAGTAFSFLFSGAILEFIEHFVFASGF, from the coding sequence ATGAACGAAATAGCCTTTTTAGACCTTAAAGAAATTTCTTTATCTTCGGTTGCTCCGATGCTTAGCATGATAATCTTTGCGCTTTTTATCTTGATCGTTGGTACCATAAAAAAAGATCTTTCAAGAAATTTCTACTGCGTATTTTGTATCATCGCAATATTTGTAAATTTGGGCCTAATACTTGATTTTAACGGTCTTAGCCTTAGCTTTTGGGATATGCTTTTAGTTGATGGCATTTCGGTCATCTCTCAAGTCATTATCCTAATCGCCTCAGCCCTTTTTATCCCACTCGCACTTAGCACAAAAGAGTATTTTGAGTACAAAATTTATGAGTATTACGCGCTATTTTTGTTTATGATCGCTGGATTTTTATTTATGGTGAGCTCAAATAACCTACTCATCATCTTTTTAGGACTTGAGATCAGCTCGCTTTGCCTCTACACCCTAATCGCCCTTCACAACAAAGCAAAAAGCGTTGAGGCTGCCATAAAATACTTTGCTATGGGCTCGCTCTCAGCTGGCTTTTTTGCGATGGCGATAGCGATGTTTTATCTAGCGACAAACTCAATAGATATCGCTCGTATCGGCGTTGTGATAAAAGATCTTAGCCTAAATCAAAATTTGATCATTTTATTAGGCTGTGTTTTCATTGCCTCTGCCATTGGTTTTAAGCTCTCACTCATACCATTTCACACATGGATACCAGACGTTTATGAGGGTTCAAATGCCCCGCTAGCAGGCTATATGTCGATTGTACCAAAGGTGGCAGCGTTTATCGTTGCATTAAGAATTTTTTCGATGCTTGAAGGCTCACAAATTTTATGGATAAAAGATATGCTCTACATCATCGCCGTGCTTACGATGAGCCTTGCAAATATCATGGCGCTAGTGCAAAAAGATGTTAAGAGAATGCTCGCCTTTAGCTCCATAGCTCACGCTGGTGTCGTGCTCTGTGCGCTTGTGGTAAATTCTCACGAGGCAAATGTCGCCTTATTTTTTTACTGGATCATGTTTTTGTTTGCAAATTTGGGCGCATTTTCTATGCTTTGGGTGGCAAGGTGCGACGATGTGGTCTGCTGGGATAAGCGCTTTAAGCACCCATTTGAGAAATTTTCAGGGCTTATAAAAATTTTACCAAGCTACGCTGTAATAATGGGAATTTTTATGATCGCTCTTGCTGGCATTCCGCCTTTTAGCGTCTTTTGGGGCAAGATGGTACTTATCTCATCGCTCATAAAGTCTGATTACGTCGTTCTTAGCGTTATAATCATGATAAATTCTGCCATTGCGATTTATTACTATTTAAAGCTAATCGTCTTTATGTTTTTAAAAGGGCCGATCGTAAAAGATAAAAATCTCTACACTGCAAATATCTCGATGGCGCTAAAAGTAATTGTTGGCATTGCGGTAGCTGGAACGGCCTTTTCGTTTTTATTTTCTGGAGCGATTTTGGAATTTATTGAGCATTTTGTCTTTGCTTCAGGATTTTAG
- a CDS encoding NADH-quinone oxidoreductase subunit M gives MLSVIIFFPAISAILGFLIENKSIKFYGASIALIELLLAIFICINVDFQGYDFVLTHQVSLIPSLNISYFVGIDTISLALIVLSAFMSFISIAALSDDGNLKHLIISVLFLESTMMGVFSALDMILFYSFWELSLIPLLYIIGAFGSKNRIYAAIKFFIYTFLGSVFMLVAIIFIGYLCYQKSGVFSFSLLDWYKLGIGQSAQIWLFLAFFFAFGVKTPLFPFHTWLPYAHGEAPTIGSVLLASVLLKMGTYGFVRFSLPLFPDASLILSGFVCVIAIIMIIYAALVAYAQSDMKQVIAYSSISHMGVIMLGIFSLNLIGLGGSIFLMISHGIVSGALFLLVGVIYERAHTKEICEFGGLAKVMPKYALIFFIATLASIGLPLTIGFVGEFLSLLGIFKLNKLFALLGGFSIIVGAVYMLVLYKRVFFGECKKKNLSLKDLNLKELAALVPLCLLIITLGIAPNLILKPLEPSVQNIISKMQTRAVDSSTKDKISSLNGGSKL, from the coding sequence ATGCTAAGTGTCATCATATTTTTCCCTGCAATAAGCGCAATACTTGGCTTTTTAATAGAAAATAAAAGCATAAAATTTTATGGAGCAAGCATCGCTCTCATAGAGCTTTTGCTAGCCATTTTTATCTGCATCAATGTCGATTTTCAGGGTTATGACTTTGTTTTAACGCATCAAGTCTCGCTCATACCAAGCCTAAATATCAGCTATTTTGTCGGCATCGACACCATTTCGCTAGCACTTATCGTACTTAGTGCATTTATGAGCTTCATCTCTATCGCCGCACTTAGCGATGATGGAAATTTAAAGCACCTAATTATTAGCGTGCTCTTTTTAGAGAGCACGATGATGGGCGTCTTTAGCGCGCTTGATATGATCTTGTTTTATAGCTTTTGGGAGCTTAGCCTCATACCGCTACTTTATATCATCGGCGCATTTGGTAGTAAAAATAGAATTTACGCTGCGATTAAATTTTTCATCTATACATTTTTAGGCTCTGTCTTTATGCTAGTAGCGATCATCTTTATCGGCTATCTGTGCTATCAAAAAAGCGGCGTCTTTAGCTTTAGCCTGCTTGACTGGTACAAGCTTGGCATCGGACAAAGTGCTCAAATTTGGCTATTTTTAGCTTTTTTCTTCGCTTTTGGCGTCAAAACTCCGCTATTTCCGTTTCACACGTGGCTACCTTATGCACACGGAGAGGCTCCGACTATCGGCTCAGTGCTGCTTGCTAGCGTGCTTTTAAAGATGGGTACTTACGGCTTTGTGAGATTTTCACTTCCACTTTTTCCAGATGCGAGCCTAATTTTAAGCGGCTTTGTCTGCGTCATAGCTATCATCATGATCATCTACGCAGCCCTTGTTGCCTACGCACAAAGCGATATGAAGCAAGTGATCGCTTATAGCTCCATTTCACACATGGGCGTTATCATGCTTGGCATATTTTCACTAAATTTAATAGGCCTTGGTGGCTCAATATTTTTAATGATAAGCCACGGCATCGTAAGTGGTGCGCTATTTTTGTTAGTTGGCGTCATATATGAGAGGGCTCACACAAAAGAAATTTGCGAATTTGGCGGCCTTGCCAAGGTGATGCCAAAGTATGCGCTTATATTTTTTATAGCAACGCTTGCAAGTATCGGCCTGCCGCTAACGATCGGCTTTGTAGGCGAGTTTTTGAGTCTGCTTGGCATCTTTAAGCTAAATAAGCTCTTTGCGCTACTTGGTGGCTTTAGCATCATTGTAGGCGCTGTTTATATGCTGGTGCTTTATAAAAGGGTATTTTTTGGCGAGTGTAAGAAGAAAAATTTAAGCCTAAAGGATCTAAATCTCAAAGAGTTAGCCGCTCTTGTGCCACTTTGCTTGCTCATAATCACCCTTGGTATCGCTCCAAATTTAATCCTAAAACCACTTGAGCCAAGCGTGCAAAATATCATAAGCAAAATGCAAACTAGAGCGGTAGATAGCAGTACAAAGGATAAAATTTCATCTTTAAATGGTGGGAGCAAACTATGA